The Gossypium hirsutum isolate 1008001.06 chromosome D06, Gossypium_hirsutum_v2.1, whole genome shotgun sequence genome contains the following window.
TGAACTTTGTTTCTAGACTTTCCTAGAGTTAGAAGATGTAAGTTCTCATCTGCAATCCCATTTTGTAAAGAGTTTGTGGAATTGATTTTCTAACCATATTACTCATTTGGTTCCTATCGTATCCTTATTTTTTAGGAATGCACCGAGTAATTTTGGAAAACGAATTAACCAGGCATATTAGTAGAGCTACATCTTCTCTGtggaaaaataattattttgaaaaagtaaaataaaacctAATACCAATTgcgtatatttttttaaatatttattcaaacaaattaattaaaaatcaatacaTCCTCCTACAATGATAATAATATCAATACCAATTGAGCTAAGATTCATTCAacacaatttgaaatttttattttatggttgaattaaaggtagttaaatgaaataatttttttttcaaaataacctctttaaattaaattttgaatatagaATTTGATTTGCACccctttttaaactttttaaaattttaaaattctcaattacttgcatttttaaaattttaaaaactttagatagaaataaaaaaaatggcctTGCCTCGTCTCGTTTCGTTTTCATTTCTACTAATGACTAATTTATCATTGAAGTTGGAAAttacttttgaaaaaaattgaaatggtttcgaaaaaataaactatttattttaagcACGATGTTGTGAAgttaaaaacatacatttaaatGATATTCAAATTCATTAACAGTATAATATATATGTGCGTAATATGTAAagttaaatgataataaaataagagaatGATGCATTTAAATCGATGTAAAATTAAAGTAAGTTTACAAATGTTCATATCTATTtctacgattaatattttaataatttaattattgaatttatagaTATAATTATACTTGTAATCCATACTAAAAATTATTAAGTACAAAGGAAAGCACGTTGTTATGTTTATGCTGAACGGTGGCGTTTAACACCAGACCAGGGTAAATTAAACGAATTTTTTGGGTTCCGTTTGgggaaagagaaaggaaaaaggaaaatgggaGCGGAAGAAGACCAGAGAAAGCAAGAGAACGAACAACCAACCAATAATCCAATTACTGAATCCCAATTCCTCGCTTGGAAGCGCCAAAAGGTATCTCCTTCTTTTCCCTCTCTGTCTCTATTTTTCCTgtatttaatctttaatttttctttctaatgatTTAATGCCAATTAGGGTTTTACGTATTTTCCACTTTCttattatgtgttgaatttaatttcCAGTTTATGCCCCAAAACTAATGGAACTAAGCATTGGATAATTtcgattttatattatattaaaatttttgggGCAGCAGAGTCCTAAAAAGAAACTAAATTGTCCAGTTTTCTTAATTTTTGTTCAATTACTTCACTTTTCATATCGGTTGTTCGAACTcagtttaggtttttttttttcatgttacaATTCATGTCATTTTGCAGGATGCAGATACATCAGCTAAGAAAGCTGAGGCAGCTAGAAAGCGTGCTGAAGATATAGCAGCCGGAACCGTGCAAATGAATGGACGGGAGCTTTTCTTACATGAACCTTGGGTGTTTGATAACTCCCAATATTAAGTTAGTTTCAAGGAATGACCATGAAACATTGATTTCAGTAGGTGATACTGCATAGATGCTCTGCCTCTCGAGTTCCCGGTCTTAAATGCCTGTTTCTTCAAGAGAAAGTAAAATAAGTCCTATTGGAAAAACAGGTACTTTCTAGGCTTCCGGTTACAGTGTCGACAATGTATTAAATCATTTTACTCTTTCCCCTTTGTTGATGCTTAGACTACCTGGATCAATTTATTATTGCCATATTGTTCGATGAACTCTTTTTTGTTACTGTTTTATGGATTTAGCATTTGATTGCCATGTTCATGTATATTGTGGTTTTTTCATATtgtatttagggttttcatgactagcttttatactaaataaaagaataataaaagaataatctTGATGCATACTAAGGAATTTCTTATGAAACTTTCCTCTGGATTCAATTCTAATTCTGCGTGCAATCGATATAGTTTTCTTAGTCCATACTTGAAAACAGATCTCATTTCAAATTCTTGTTCAGCTAAAGTATGAAGTTGTCCATGCAAACACAGAAATAGGCAGTAGATAAATGCGGTTAGATTAGCAGGGTTGGGTTGATTGGTGCTAGCATAGGTTATAGCAGGCAGTTATAGGATTCAGGGCAAGAAAGAATAGGTGATGAGGTCTAATTTGTGAAGCAGGATAATTAAAGCTTACAGCATTTGGTGATAcaattattgcatgaaaacttTGATTGTAAATACTTGTATGTTTTTTAGAAGGTGATACTCTGTCATGACTTAACTGCATTGGTATCGTAATGTGAATAAAGGGTACTCTGCCTTAATAATATAAGTTCGGTATACTCAATGCCCCCGAATTGGATATGGGCGAGTTCATAAATTAGAAGCTACCTGGTTGGTTCATAACAGTCTCTTCTTTTCGGATCTTGTTTAGCATAGCTTCAATGCACTTATGGTCTGTTTAGCTAGGGGAATTTGGTTTGCTCCATAGAGAGGGTAGATTAGAGTTCATAATGTCTGTATGATGGATAGAATGGCTAGAAAGTGCTGCCCTAGAACCCTATTGATATTGAGGAATGTTACATGGTTCATTTCTCTTAACCTGCGTATCTAATTGTTTTGGTTAGTATTTGATATACCATCAATAGAATTcaaatacaaattaattattattgtgGTTTGCAGAATCATGTGTAAAATTCATAAaaagtttaatatataatttggtaaCTAAGTTTGACAGTTTTTTTAATTGTGATACCTGTGTTATTTTTTGATCCAATGTGGTACTTATATTTGACcaaagttatacattttggtatCTGAAGGTAACAGTGTTaacttttagtgtttaattcaggTTTTAGAGTTGACTTGATGAAAACtaataatttagttaataagATTATCAATTGACTTTCATCAAATAAATCGTGAAACCTAAATTAAACAACATCCATCAGactgtatttgacaaattaaatgtaaaattaaacaaacacaaaataaaacctaataatattagcaattaatgtTCATCAAATTAACCCTAAAATTTGAATAAACACTAAAAAGTAATACTTTTTAGTACCAAAAAATATGTAACTTTTGTCCAATATAGGTAtcaaattggacaaaaaaataacatgcgtaccacattaaaaaaaagtgtcaaacttagatactaaatgatatattaaactttcataaaataataatttttaattgaataagaATAACAAGTTAATgcaaaaaataaattagaaaatattaatgaaatattCCTTAATAAATGTCATTTTCAATCTGAACCTAtaaatcaaaatccaaaatatattcataaaattggctaaagctttatttttttggaaaaaaaaattctttttataattttattacacTAATTAAAATTACgtaatattaaaaaaactttttttaattgttgtgtaTGGAAGTTAAAATTGATTTTCTTTGTTTCCAATAATTTGTAACGTTATTTGGTAAcgtttatttttaatagttattcggtaacattttctttttaatttgtaacGTTTAATTGGCTATGTATGGAAATATTATTAGCTGAGTTGTccaaaatttatgaatatgtccaaaaaaaaaaagaaaagaagaagacatATATGGTTAAAAAAATCGAGGTCATTAATTTTAGACACCTCAGTTAATATTGGTTcaaatttaaattgttttgtgaaatattaattttaattttaattaatgggTCAAAATTAGTTGGTGTATTACCATATACTATATATTATTTTGCATTCTTGTGCAATGTTGAATCAATTGTGTATATtgcttttgtaatttttttataatattagtttCTGTTtacaacttttaatttttttgaaataaattgaaaacgaaatgtaattaaaaaatatatttaaaaatgtttaactAATTTAGAATAAGGTATATTAatgctattttaattttaaaaatatttaataataaaataacacaaaaataataTAGGTACCACattaaaaaagagtcaaatttagatactaaatgatatattaaatctttataaaataataatttttaattgaataaaaataaaaaattaatgcaaaaaaaattagaaaatattaattaaatattcctTAATGAATGTCATTTTCAATCTGACCTTATGAATCCAAATCGAAAATACATTCATAAATTTGGCTAAtgctttatttttttgaaataaaatttctttttataattttattacacTAATTAAAACtacataatactaaaaaaaatttagttagtGTATCGaagtaaaaatcattttttttttcgtttttccaATCGTTCTCTCATGTTTTTTTTTGGAAGTtatttactaacttttttttttttaaatttctaacgTTTAATTAACTGTGTTGTccaaaagcatatatatatagctaTGAATATGtccgaaaagaaaaaaacaaacatatataGTTAAGAAAATCTAGGTCATTAATTTTAGAcaccttaattaaaatttttattgttttgtcaaatattaattttaattttaacacacgagattcaaatataaattattatcgTCATGTATTCATATGTAGTAATCAATATTATTCGTGTTTGTGAAGATCGATCatataattgatttgatttttagaGTTTAAATACAAACCATCGTCTTCATTTATTCTTATGCAGTTCTCAATATTACACGTCCTTTGTCAACATCAATGAaatagtttatttaatttataggATTAGAACAGAAATTATTGTCGTCATTCATTCATATGTAGTTCTTTAAATTACACGTGTTCGtgcaaataaatttcaaaatttatataatttatagggttcataaacaaattaattattattgtgGTTTGCATAATTATatgtaaaattcataaaaaaatttaatatataatttggtacctaagtttgacacttttttttttaaatttggaacCTGTGTTATTCTTTGATTCAATGTGGTAACTATAGTTGACcaaagttatacattttggtacctGAAGGTAACAGTGTTaacttttagtgtttaatttgggttttagagttgatttaataaaaattaataatttagttaataataGTATCAATTGACTTTCATCAAATAAATCGTGAAACCTAAATTCAACAACATCCATTAGGctatatttgacaaattaaacgcaaaaataaataaatcaaacctTATAAGATTAGCAATTTACTTTCATCAAATTAACCCTAAAATTcgaataaaaactaaaaaattaacatcgttacttttcaataccaaaaaatatataacttttgtcaaatataggtaccaaattggcaaaaaaaaaatattagtaccACATTAAAAAGAAGTGCCAAACTTAGATACTAAATGGTGTATTAAACCTCAATGTATAGCTACAAATGAAAGgttataaaaaacaaatattcagTGTTCCATTTATGTGTCCAAAACTTACCTCAACAACAGTTGAGAAGTTCCACACTAACCCTTATTCGCAAGGCATAAGCTAATCCTCATGGAATGAACCTTCCATCTTGCAAACATAGCAATTATGGAACCAAATGTATCCATCTTTATCCAACTCCAAAACACATGTCTTTATGTCTAACTCTTTCGAACCACCGGTAACCAAAGTATCGCACTAGTGGCTTCCATTTTGGCACCCAGAATCCGGACATCTCTATACGTTCTATGAGTCATCTAGTTCATGCCTGCTTTAGTCCTTGCTTGACCCCAAACATATCCTTGATTCCTAGTTTTCTTCCTCCAAACCTTGCAAAACTCACACTCAGTCTTCTATTTTGTAATCATCAACCCATTCATCTTCCTAATAGCAATtctaaaattgaaaaagaagccTTCAATAGAAAGAACCTAAATCCCAAACATGGATCAAAAGCTACAGCAGACGTTACAACATAACTTTACGAATGATTATATTATTGAAGGCTTCCTTCTTGGTTTCTACCAAACCTTTTTTACTCTATTAAAAAAGTGTGGATTATATTATTTCAAACTTCTAATTCTTCATTTTAAGGATTATTTTCGAATTTTTGTTGGATAATGCAATATCTTATGGGAGTTTGATATTCTAAAATTATGGGTTCCCTTTATTGCTTAATAACCATGATACAATTTAAGATAGATGACTTAGTATTGTTTAATATCTTATAGGAGTTTGAGATGTTTGCCTTTGGTTATTGTAATCCAGTTGTCCTTGAAAGAGGTTGGTGGCTCCAATGTCTTTCTCGGTTTACATTATTTTACCTCGATTGagcacaaaaaaaaagaaaaagaaaaagaaaaagagtttacTTTCTTCTTAGATTCATACCATGTTTTTGAACTATGGCTTAAAAAAACATCGGAAATATTGTCTCAATGA
Protein-coding sequences here:
- the LOC107949193 gene encoding zinc finger CCCH domain-containing protein 15 homolog; amino-acid sequence: MGAEEDQRKQENEQPTNNPITESQFLAWKRQKDADTSAKKAEAARKRAEDIAAGTVQMNGRELFLHEPWVFDNSQY